A stretch of Blastocatellia bacterium DNA encodes these proteins:
- the tpiA gene encoding triose-phosphate isomerase yields MRKPVIAGNWKMYKLVAEAVQTVAELRSLVASVTHCEVVVAPPFTALWAVAQQLEGSNIQIAAQDVCDVNGFGARTGEISALMLRDVGCRYVIIGHSERRQFYGETDELVRRKISAALEAGLSPIVCVGETLQEREAGRAEVVVKRQVEAALSGLRPEEVTRLLIAYEPVWAIGTGHTASPEQAQTMHAYIRQRVVTLVGEQVAEGLRILYGGSVRPDNIRALMAEPDIDGALVGGASLDPRSFSEIVYFL; encoded by the coding sequence ATGCGCAAGCCGGTGATCGCCGGAAACTGGAAGATGTACAAGCTCGTCGCGGAAGCCGTCCAGACGGTCGCGGAGTTGAGATCCCTTGTCGCTTCGGTCACCCATTGTGAGGTCGTTGTGGCCCCGCCGTTCACGGCGCTGTGGGCTGTCGCTCAGCAGCTTGAGGGGAGCAACATCCAGATCGCGGCTCAAGATGTCTGCGACGTAAACGGCTTTGGCGCGCGAACGGGCGAAATCAGCGCCCTCATGCTGCGAGATGTCGGATGCCGATATGTGATCATCGGACATTCGGAACGGCGCCAGTTCTACGGGGAGACGGACGAATTGGTGCGGCGCAAAATCAGCGCAGCGCTTGAGGCGGGCTTAAGCCCCATTGTATGCGTGGGCGAGACACTGCAAGAACGAGAGGCGGGCCGTGCCGAAGTCGTCGTGAAGCGACAGGTAGAAGCCGCGTTGAGCGGACTGCGTCCGGAGGAAGTGACTCGTCTCCTCATCGCCTATGAACCGGTGTGGGCGATCGGGACGGGGCACACGGCCTCTCCCGAACAAGCGCAGACGATGCATGCCTACATCCGACAGCGCGTAGTCACCCTGGTTGGAGAACAGGTGGCTGAGGGATTGCGCATTCTCTATGGGGGAAGCGTCCGGCCCGATAATATTCGCGCCCTCATGGCCGAGCCCGATATTGACGGCGCTTTGGTCGGGGGGGCGAGCTTAGATCCTCGGAGTTTTTCGGAGATCGTGTACTTTCTTTGA
- a CDS encoding RecX family transcriptional regulator, whose translation MTKPGAGEDNPHVMTASRYQQLMNRAFRLLSRKALSTAELRAKLLEKAPEEEQLVEQVLARLRELGYLNDGQLASDYALMRLQLRPMGRRRLREELRRKRLPEEAIESALEQAYRHTDEESLIARAVQKWMRTKGRPRTTAEAKRLFDHLMRLGFEHEHIHRVLREISKAPLEEE comes from the coding sequence TTGACGAAGCCAGGAGCGGGCGAAGATAATCCTCACGTCATGACCGCATCGCGCTACCAACAGCTCATGAATCGCGCCTTTCGGCTGCTCTCGCGCAAGGCGCTCAGTACGGCCGAACTTCGCGCGAAGCTCCTGGAGAAAGCGCCGGAAGAAGAACAGCTCGTCGAGCAAGTCCTCGCCCGCCTGCGAGAACTCGGCTACTTAAATGACGGGCAACTGGCGAGCGATTACGCCCTCATGCGTCTACAACTCAGGCCGATGGGCCGACGGCGACTTCGCGAGGAGTTGCGCCGAAAGCGCTTACCCGAAGAAGCGATCGAATCGGCCCTGGAGCAAGCCTATCGTCACACCGACGAAGAATCTCTGATCGCGCGCGCTGTCCAGAAGTGGATGCGGACAAAGGGGAGACCCAGGACGACGGCGGAGGCGAAACGGCTCTTCGATCACTTGATGCGACTCGGCTTCGAGCACGAACACATCCACCGCGTGCTGAGAGAAATCTCGAAGGCCCCATTGGAAGAAGAATAA
- a CDS encoding helix-turn-helix domain-containing protein yields MRRDLAKEFGRALRELRQARRLTQEALSERVEISVEYLSRIERGLHKSPPSWSVLERLGRALGVVVEKRGMSWTIKLAA; encoded by the coding sequence ATGAGGCGAGATCTCGCCAAGGAGTTCGGCCGCGCCTTGCGCGAGTTGCGTCAAGCGCGCCGACTCACGCAAGAGGCTTTGAGCGAGCGGGTAGAGATCTCCGTCGAATACCTTAGTCGAATCGAACGCGGGCTCCACAAGTCGCCGCCCTCATGGAGCGTCCTAGAGAGGCTTGGACGTGCGCTCGGAGTGGTGGTCGAGAAGCGCGGCATGAGCTGGACGATCAAACTCGCGGCTTGA
- the gap gene encoding type I glyceraldehyde-3-phosphate dehydrogenase has translation MAIRVGINGFGRIGRNLLRASLGNPEIEFVAVNDITDAKTLAHLLKYDSVLGPLEATVTSTEDTITVNGRTFRVFKEKDPAKIPWESVGAEIVVESTGLFTNRADAEKHLRGPVKKVIITAPAKEEDITIVLGVNEKAYDPARHHIISNASCTTNCLAPVVKVLHERFGIVHGYMTTVHAYTNDQKVLDLPHKDLRRARAAAVSMIPTTTGAAKAIGLVIPELKGKLDGIAIRVPVPNVSVVDLVAELKRPVTTEEVRAALKEAAEGELRGILAYCEEELVSVDFLRNPHSSIVDASFTRALDGNLVKVLAWYDNEWGYSCRVRDLILFIAQKGW, from the coding sequence ATGGCCATACGAGTCGGCATCAATGGGTTCGGTCGCATCGGGCGCAATCTGCTGCGTGCCTCTTTGGGAAATCCGGAGATCGAGTTCGTCGCCGTCAATGACATCACGGACGCGAAGACACTCGCGCATCTGCTCAAGTACGATTCGGTCCTTGGGCCGTTGGAGGCGACGGTTACTTCCACTGAGGACACGATCACAGTGAATGGTCGGACATTTCGGGTCTTCAAGGAAAAGGACCCGGCGAAGATCCCATGGGAATCGGTTGGTGCGGAGATCGTCGTCGAATCCACGGGGTTGTTCACCAATCGCGCAGACGCCGAGAAGCATTTGCGGGGTCCGGTCAAGAAGGTCATTATCACAGCCCCGGCGAAAGAGGAGGACATCACGATCGTCCTTGGTGTGAACGAGAAGGCATACGATCCGGCGCGGCATCACATCATCTCCAACGCTTCGTGCACGACGAACTGCTTGGCGCCAGTCGTCAAGGTGCTACACGAGCGGTTTGGCATTGTGCACGGCTACATGACGACGGTTCACGCCTATACGAACGATCAAAAGGTTCTAGACCTGCCGCACAAAGACCTGCGGCGCGCGCGCGCGGCCGCCGTCTCGATGATCCCGACGACGACGGGAGCGGCCAAAGCGATTGGATTGGTGATCCCGGAATTGAAAGGGAAGCTCGACGGGATCGCTATTCGCGTTCCTGTGCCGAATGTCTCGGTCGTGGATCTGGTCGCTGAACTGAAGCGTCCGGTGACGACCGAGGAAGTGCGCGCCGCGCTCAAGGAAGCGGCCGAGGGAGAGTTGCGTGGAATCCTCGCCTACTGCGAGGAGGAGCTGGTCTCCGTGGACTTCCTGCGAAACCCTCACTCTTCGATCGTGGATGCCAGCTTCACGCGCGCTCTGGACGGGAACCTGGTGAAGGTGCTCGCGTGGTACGACAACGAATGGGGCTATAGCTGCCGGGTGCGCGATCTGATCCTCTTCATCGCTCAAAAGGGATGGTGA
- the secG gene encoding preprotein translocase subunit SecG, protein MWWVDVLIALYVLDCLLLIAAVLLQPGKADAAALFGGGGSQTAFGPRGAQHFLGWVTIVTAAIFMGLGLIFSLPNVFGPASVVREVKEPPPVERPAEAPSPAPQR, encoded by the coding sequence GTGTGGTGGGTAGATGTGCTCATCGCCCTCTATGTCCTTGATTGTCTGTTGCTGATCGCCGCCGTCTTATTGCAACCGGGGAAAGCGGATGCGGCCGCTCTTTTTGGCGGTGGGGGGAGTCAAACGGCCTTTGGCCCACGAGGGGCTCAGCACTTCTTAGGATGGGTTACAATCGTGACGGCGGCGATCTTCATGGGACTGGGACTTATCTTCAGCCTTCCGAACGTCTTCGGCCCAGCATCAGTTGTGCGCGAAGTGAAGGAGCCTCCGCCCGTCGAACGGCCAGCTGAGGCTCCTTCACCGGCCCCACAAAGGTGA
- a CDS encoding transketolase, whose amino-acid sequence MRAKITDLRELAQRLRRNCVRMTTEAGSGHPTSCLSAADLVAAVFFHALRYDVRNIHNPTNDRFILSKGHAAPLLYAAWAEAGAIPAEKLATLRHVESELEGHPTPRFPWAEVATGSLGQGLSIGVGMALAGKYLDRLDYRVYVLLGDGETAEGAVWEAIALAAYYRLNNLIALVDVNRLGQSQATMYGHDLEAYERRFRAFGWHTLVVDGHDVEAITRALDEARQSEERPVAIIAKTIKGKGVSFLEDKEGWHGKPLKRGEETERALRDLGAPEQWPIERIEAPAGFELSPPPPHPDGIHVAEAIPPGESWPPPTYRIGDHVATREAYGTGLVRAGRMNPRIVALDGDTKNSTFSEKFQQAYPHRFFEKFIAEQNMVGAAIGLAARGYIPFASTFACFLTRAFDHIRMAGISRANIKLCGSHAGVSIGEDGPSQMGLEDLAMMRAIPGSVVLYPSDAISTERAVELAAAYRGIVYIRTTRPKTPVLYPNEESFAIGQCKVLRRDARDRLTIVAAGITLHEALRAHEELKNQGVFVRVIDLFSVKPMDRETICRMARETGGIILTVEDHYPEGGLGDAIAAVAAEEGLRVVKLAVNDLPRSGKPEELLDHYGISARRIVQRVRELVG is encoded by the coding sequence ATGAGAGCGAAGATCACTGACTTGCGAGAACTGGCGCAACGATTGCGACGCAATTGTGTCCGCATGACGACGGAGGCGGGATCGGGACATCCCACCTCTTGTCTTTCGGCCGCTGACCTTGTGGCCGCCGTCTTCTTCCATGCTCTTCGCTATGATGTCCGCAATATTCATAATCCGACAAACGATCGGTTCATCCTCTCGAAAGGTCATGCGGCGCCGCTGCTTTACGCCGCTTGGGCCGAAGCTGGAGCGATTCCGGCCGAGAAGCTCGCGACTCTCCGGCACGTGGAGAGCGAGCTGGAAGGTCATCCTACGCCGCGCTTCCCGTGGGCGGAAGTCGCAACGGGATCGCTTGGTCAAGGTCTTTCCATCGGCGTAGGCATGGCCTTAGCGGGAAAGTACCTGGACCGACTCGACTATCGTGTCTACGTCCTGCTCGGTGATGGGGAGACGGCGGAAGGAGCCGTTTGGGAAGCCATTGCGCTGGCGGCTTACTATCGGCTGAACAATCTCATTGCCCTCGTGGATGTGAACCGTCTCGGTCAAAGTCAAGCGACCATGTACGGCCATGATCTGGAGGCGTATGAACGGCGCTTTCGAGCCTTCGGATGGCACACGCTCGTCGTAGATGGGCACGACGTGGAAGCGATCACCCGAGCATTGGACGAAGCACGCCAGAGCGAGGAACGCCCCGTCGCCATCATCGCCAAGACGATAAAAGGGAAAGGCGTCTCCTTCCTCGAAGACAAAGAGGGATGGCATGGAAAACCCCTCAAGCGGGGTGAGGAGACAGAGCGGGCTCTGCGAGACCTTGGCGCTCCGGAACAGTGGCCGATCGAACGAATCGAGGCTCCCGCTGGGTTCGAGTTATCGCCTCCTCCGCCTCATCCCGATGGGATCCATGTCGCCGAGGCGATCCCTCCTGGCGAATCGTGGCCGCCGCCCACTTATCGCATTGGCGATCACGTCGCGACGCGCGAAGCCTACGGAACGGGGCTCGTGCGGGCTGGTCGCATGAATCCACGAATCGTTGCCCTAGATGGAGATACGAAGAATTCCACGTTCTCGGAGAAGTTCCAGCAGGCGTATCCCCACCGCTTCTTTGAGAAGTTCATTGCTGAGCAGAACATGGTGGGTGCGGCGATCGGACTTGCGGCGCGCGGTTACATTCCCTTCGCCTCCACGTTCGCCTGCTTCCTCACGCGGGCCTTCGATCACATCCGCATGGCTGGCATCTCGCGTGCGAACATCAAACTCTGCGGCTCCCACGCCGGCGTCTCCATTGGCGAAGATGGCCCCTCGCAGATGGGACTTGAAGATTTGGCCATGATGCGCGCAATTCCGGGATCCGTCGTTCTCTATCCCTCGGACGCGATTTCGACCGAGAGAGCCGTCGAGCTGGCCGCTGCCTACCGAGGTATCGTCTATATTCGCACGACGCGACCGAAAACGCCCGTCCTCTACCCGAACGAAGAATCATTCGCCATTGGCCAGTGCAAGGTCTTACGGCGAGACGCACGAGACCGGCTCACGATCGTAGCCGCCGGCATCACGCTCCATGAGGCCCTGCGGGCTCACGAAGAGCTGAAGAACCAAGGGGTCTTCGTCCGCGTGATCGATCTCTTCTCGGTCAAGCCCATGGATCGTGAGACCATATGTCGGATGGCTCGCGAGACTGGCGGAATCATTCTCACCGTGGAGGATCATTATCCGGAAGGGGGGCTGGGCGATGCCATCGCCGCAGTTGCTGCTGAAGAAGGCCTTCGGGTCGTGAAGCTCGCCGTGAACGATCTGCCGCGCTCGGGTAAACCCGAAGAGCTGCTCGATCATTATGGCATCAGCGCCCGTCGGATCGTGCAACGCGTACGTGAGTTAGTGGGATGA
- a CDS encoding LemA family protein, which yields MSEWLGPESGTREEFRQVYLREQEQLARARAERRRRTFIVGVILGAVILIFGGYSISTYNSLVAKREAVRSHWSQVENQMQRRADLIPNLVNTVRGITKQELEVFTRIAEARARLLKPDATPEERVQANAQIETLLPQLRVQVLSLAEQYPELRSNETFQRLMDELAGSENRIAVARRDYIQAVQEYNIATSRFPSVLVARLFGFERAEDYFKAAPEATRVPQVQF from the coding sequence ATGAGCGAATGGTTAGGACCGGAATCCGGAACGCGCGAGGAATTCCGCCAGGTCTATCTTCGCGAGCAAGAGCAGTTGGCTCGCGCGCGAGCTGAGCGGCGCCGCCGCACCTTCATCGTGGGCGTCATCCTCGGCGCGGTGATCCTCATCTTCGGCGGCTACTCCATCTCGACGTACAACAGCCTGGTTGCAAAACGCGAGGCCGTGCGCAGCCACTGGTCACAAGTGGAAAATCAAATGCAGCGGCGCGCCGATCTGATCCCGAATCTCGTGAACACGGTCCGCGGGATCACGAAGCAAGAGCTAGAGGTCTTCACCCGCATCGCAGAAGCGCGAGCGAGACTCCTGAAGCCCGATGCGACGCCTGAGGAGCGCGTGCAAGCGAATGCGCAGATCGAGACGCTTCTGCCGCAGTTGCGCGTGCAGGTGCTCTCGCTCGCCGAGCAGTATCCTGAGTTGCGCTCGAACGAGACGTTCCAACGGCTCATGGATGAACTGGCGGGGAGTGAGAATCGGATCGCCGTCGCGCGCCGGGATTATATCCAGGCCGTTCAAGAGTACAACATCGCGACATCTCGATTCCCCTCGGTCCTCGTCGCACGGCTTTTTGGTTTCGAGCGAGCCGAAGACTACTTCAAGGCTGCACCAGAAGCGACGCGCGTTCCTCAGGTTCAGTTTTGA
- a CDS encoding phosphoglycerate kinase: protein MAKVSIRDLELQGKRVFLRADFNVPIEGGEVIEAWRIEATLPTIRYALERGARVILASHLGRPKGKRDPKYSLQPVARKLSELLGQEVPLAPNCVGAEVKALVDQMSNGQALLLENLRFHPEEEKNDLEFARQLAQLADLYVNDAFGAAHRAHASIEGITRFVPVAAAGFLMERELEYLGRLLTQPERPFVVVLGGAKVSDKILVIENLLARADAVLIGGAMAYTFLRARGEDVGASRVESDQLELARKLMTEAEARQIAFLLPVDHVVLERMEDQTQTRIVRTEEFPEKAIGMDIGPETIRLFAARIAQAQTVFWNGPLGVFEQPPFDQGTVEIARALAECSGVTIVGGGDSLAAIRHAGVAERITHLSTGGGATLEFLAGIELPGVKALTEKT, encoded by the coding sequence ATGGCTAAGGTCTCGATCCGCGATTTGGAGTTGCAAGGGAAACGGGTCTTCCTGCGGGCAGATTTCAACGTCCCGATCGAAGGGGGGGAGGTCATCGAAGCCTGGCGGATTGAAGCGACGCTCCCCACGATTCGCTATGCATTGGAGCGAGGAGCGCGAGTGATCTTGGCCTCTCACCTTGGACGTCCCAAGGGGAAGCGCGATCCGAAATACTCGCTGCAACCGGTTGCGCGGAAGCTCTCCGAATTGCTCGGCCAAGAGGTCCCGTTGGCGCCCAATTGTGTGGGCGCTGAGGTCAAGGCCTTGGTGGATCAAATGTCGAATGGACAAGCCCTCCTGTTGGAGAACCTGCGCTTCCATCCGGAGGAGGAGAAGAACGATCTCGAATTCGCGCGTCAGCTCGCTCAGCTGGCGGATCTCTATGTGAACGATGCCTTTGGGGCGGCTCACCGAGCCCACGCTTCGATCGAGGGGATCACGCGCTTTGTGCCCGTAGCGGCGGCGGGATTCCTCATGGAGCGAGAGCTGGAGTATCTGGGACGCCTACTCACGCAGCCGGAGCGTCCCTTCGTCGTCGTCCTCGGGGGGGCGAAGGTCTCGGACAAGATCCTAGTCATCGAAAACCTGCTGGCGCGGGCTGATGCCGTGCTCATCGGCGGCGCTATGGCCTATACGTTTCTGCGTGCCCGGGGAGAAGATGTTGGCGCCTCGCGCGTGGAGAGCGATCAACTGGAGTTGGCGCGGAAGCTCATGACGGAGGCCGAAGCGCGACAGATCGCCTTCTTGCTGCCCGTGGATCATGTGGTGCTTGAACGCATGGAGGACCAGACGCAAACGCGCATTGTACGAACCGAGGAGTTTCCCGAGAAAGCCATTGGGATGGATATCGGACCGGAGACCATACGCCTTTTCGCCGCGCGAATCGCCCAAGCGCAAACGGTTTTCTGGAATGGGCCCTTGGGCGTCTTCGAGCAGCCCCCATTTGATCAAGGGACAGTGGAGATCGCACGGGCATTGGCCGAATGTTCGGGAGTGACGATCGTCGGCGGGGGGGATTCTCTGGCGGCGATTCGTCATGCGGGCGTCGCCGAGCGGATCACCCATCTCTCGACAGGGGGCGGCGCGACGTTGGAATTCTTAGCTGGGATCGAGCTTCCGGGAGTGAAGGCCTTGACGGAGAAGACATAG
- a CDS encoding response regulator: MAKILLVDDEPSIRLFYSAVLADEGYEVAEAPSGAEALRLLNAEPFDLVVLDIRLGSQSGLELLQQIASHPARVPVIILTAYASFQDDYTTWLAESYVLKSSDPTDFLTEVHRVLDRRLGGSLNISFPLGSTLPNTSPP, translated from the coding sequence ATGGCGAAGATCTTACTCGTAGATGATGAGCCCAGCATTCGCCTTTTTTATTCCGCCGTCTTAGCCGATGAAGGCTATGAGGTCGCCGAAGCTCCGTCGGGAGCCGAGGCTTTGCGACTTTTGAACGCCGAGCCGTTCGATCTCGTCGTTCTCGATATCCGATTGGGGTCTCAGAGCGGGCTTGAGCTGCTTCAACAAATCGCGAGCCATCCGGCGCGCGTCCCCGTCATCATCCTCACGGCCTATGCGTCTTTTCAGGACGACTACACCACGTGGTTGGCCGAGAGCTACGTCCTCAAATCGAGCGATCCGACGGATTTTCTCACAGAGGTTCATCGCGTGCTCGATCGCCGGCTGGGGGGATCGTTGAACATCTCGTTCCCATTGGGAAGCACCCTTCCTAACACCTCGCCTCCGTAA
- a CDS encoding DUF885 domain-containing protein — translation MPRQGTRAFEHLVEEFLSGYFAFNPTHATALGVHEYDDQVEDRSAEAIAKEIRRLESSRERMDREVAPEELPAEARLDLKILRSKIEAQLVHLREIRWWARDPGYFSDLAAWSIYSLLVRPTTPLPQRLEAIERRLRAIPRLLAQAQEHLARTAEEAREAPAQGIPRIFVEIALEEFGGACEFFATAVPGFIAEVSDPEKARSLEQANAEVLHACERMRRFLAEELLDGAQGEFALGREVFARLLAAEEHVFTPIEEILQRGWQELRATQQQMQEIARRIAPHRSLPDLLRQLSEDHPTADDLIPSYRRRCEEAKRFVLERELISIPEGDWLEITETPPFYRSLIFAALDPPGPFETAQHPTFFYVTPVDATHPPDRQDAYLRAHNVYAQVSTIIHEAYPGHHVQSLHVRRCPSLVRKVFAAGTFVEGWAHYCEEMMLDEGFGREDPRLRLFQLHEALWRIGRLITATLMHMGQLSLSQAIQFLVQECYQEPENARREVWRYTRDPLVLVYSWGKWQIRALREVYRHARGDAFSLREFHDRLLGYGEPPVSALETMILNGMRGGL, via the coding sequence ATGCCAAGGCAAGGGACGAGAGCGTTCGAGCATCTGGTCGAGGAATTCCTGAGCGGATATTTCGCCTTCAATCCCACGCACGCGACGGCCTTAGGCGTACACGAATACGACGATCAGGTGGAGGACCGATCGGCCGAGGCGATCGCCAAAGAGATTCGTCGCCTGGAAAGCTCTCGCGAACGAATGGATCGCGAGGTCGCACCCGAAGAGCTTCCGGCGGAAGCGCGCCTTGATCTTAAAATCCTGCGCTCGAAGATCGAGGCACAGCTCGTGCATCTGCGGGAGATCCGCTGGTGGGCGCGCGATCCCGGTTACTTCAGCGATTTAGCGGCATGGTCGATCTACAGTCTCCTGGTGAGGCCAACGACGCCGCTGCCACAACGTCTGGAGGCTATTGAGCGACGCTTGCGCGCCATCCCCCGATTGTTGGCACAGGCGCAGGAACATCTGGCGCGCACGGCGGAAGAAGCGCGCGAAGCTCCCGCTCAGGGGATCCCCCGCATCTTCGTCGAGATCGCCCTTGAAGAATTCGGCGGCGCGTGCGAGTTCTTCGCCACGGCAGTCCCCGGCTTCATTGCCGAAGTGAGTGATCCGGAGAAAGCGCGTTCGCTCGAGCAGGCCAACGCCGAGGTCCTTCATGCGTGTGAGAGGATGCGGAGATTTCTCGCGGAGGAGCTTCTGGATGGCGCTCAAGGAGAGTTCGCTCTCGGTCGAGAGGTCTTCGCTCGTTTGCTTGCGGCGGAAGAGCACGTGTTCACGCCCATCGAAGAGATCCTGCAGCGGGGATGGCAGGAGTTGCGCGCGACCCAGCAGCAGATGCAGGAGATCGCGCGCCGGATCGCTCCCCACCGCTCGCTTCCCGATCTCCTCCGTCAGCTCTCGGAAGACCACCCGACGGCTGACGACTTGATCCCCTCCTACCGCCGGCGCTGCGAGGAAGCGAAACGCTTCGTCTTGGAGCGGGAACTGATCAGCATCCCCGAAGGGGACTGGCTAGAAATCACTGAGACGCCCCCCTTTTATCGGAGCCTCATCTTCGCTGCGCTCGATCCGCCGGGTCCCTTCGAGACCGCGCAACACCCGACGTTTTTCTACGTCACGCCGGTGGACGCCACGCATCCTCCAGATCGTCAGGACGCCTACCTGCGTGCGCACAATGTCTATGCTCAGGTCTCGACGATCATCCACGAGGCATATCCCGGTCATCACGTTCAGTCGCTCCATGTGAGGCGATGCCCGTCACTGGTGCGAAAGGTATTCGCGGCTGGGACATTCGTCGAGGGATGGGCGCACTACTGCGAAGAGATGATGCTGGATGAAGGGTTCGGGCGAGAGGATCCACGCCTCCGGCTCTTCCAACTCCATGAAGCGCTCTGGCGCATCGGCCGATTGATTACCGCCACGCTGATGCATATGGGGCAGCTCTCGCTCTCGCAAGCCATCCAGTTCCTTGTGCAAGAATGCTACCAAGAGCCGGAGAACGCGCGTCGCGAAGTGTGGCGATACACGCGCGATCCGCTCGTGCTCGTCTACTCATGGGGGAAGTGGCAGATTCGTGCTTTGCGCGAAGTCTATCGTCACGCGCGAGGAGACGCGTTCTCGCTCAGGGAATTCCACGATCGTTTGCTCGGATATGGGGAACCTCCAGTGAGCGCGCTGGAGACCATGATCCTGAACGGGATGCGAGGAGGACTATGA